In Vicia villosa cultivar HV-30 ecotype Madison, WI unplaced genomic scaffold, Vvil1.0 ctg.001730F_1_1, whole genome shotgun sequence, a single genomic region encodes these proteins:
- the LOC131636425 gene encoding protoporphyrinogen oxidase 2-like codes for MTSSVKHNNQRSVKRVAVVGAGVSGLAAAYKLKSHGLDVTVFEADGRAGGRLRSVSRDGLVWDEGANTMTENETEVKDLIISLGLQEKQQYPLSQHKRYIVKNGTPLLVPANPAALLKSKLLSAQSKIQIFFEPFLWKRNGSSTVCDEDSEESVSRFFERHFGKEIVDYLIDPFVGGTSAADPESLSMRHSFPELWNLEKRFGSIIAGALQSSLLGKRNKTGETKNAPRKNKHQRGSFSFHGGMQTLTDTLCKELGKDDLTLNAKVLTLAYSHDGSSPSENWSITCASNKKTQDVDAVIMTAPLGNVKDIQITKKGTPFSLNFLPEVTYLPLSVLITTFKKENVKRPLEGFGVLVPSKEQQNGFKTLGTLFSSMMFPDRAPSDMHLYTTFIGGTRNRELAQASTDELKKIVTSDLRKLLGAEGEPTFVNHFYWSKGFPLYGRNYGSVLEAIDKMENDLPGFFYAGNHRGGISVGRAIASGCKAADLVISYLNNASDNSVSDK; via the exons ATGACCTCCTCCGTCAAACACAATAACCAAA GATCTGTTAAAAGAGTTGCTGTTGTTGGTGCTGGGGTAAG TGGGCTTGCTGCGGCTTACAAATTGAAATCACATGGTCTGGATGTAACTGTATTTGAAGCTGATGGAAGAGCTGGAGGGAGGTTAAGAAGTGTTTCTCGAGATGGGCTAGTTTGGGATGAGGGAGCTAATACAATG ACTGAAAATGAAACAGAGGTTAAAGATTTGATTATTTCTCTTGGACTTCAAGAAAAGCAACAATAT CCACTGTCACAACATAAGCGCTATATTGTGAAAAATGGGACACCGCTTCTG GTACCTGCCAATCCTGCTGCACTGTTGAAGAGCAAACTGCTTTCTGCACAGTCAAAG ATCCAGATCTTTTTTGAACCATTTTTGTGGAAAAGAAATGGCTCCTCTACTGTGTGTGATGAAGATTCCGAAGAAAG TGTTAGCAGATTCTTCGAACGTCATTTTGGGAAAGAG ATTGTGGACTATCTCATTGATCCTTTTGTTGGAGGTACAAGTGCAGCAGATCCTGAATCTCTTTCT ATGCGCCATTCTTTCCCAGAGCTATGGAATTTGGAGAAAAG GTTTGGCTCCATTATAGCAGGGGCTTTACAATCCAGCTTACTTGGTAAAAGGAACAAAACTGGAGAAACTAAAAATGCACCAAGAAAAAACAAGCACCAGCGTGGTTCATTTTCTTTTCATGGTGGGATGCAG ACACTGACTGATACATTGTGCAAAGAGCTTGGCAAAGACGACCTTACGTTAAATGCAAAGGTTTTGACACTAGCTTACAGTCATGATGGAAGTTCCCCATCGGAAAACTGGTCTATTACTTGTGCTTCTAACAAAAAAACACAAGATGTTGATGCAGTAATTATGACG GCTCCTCTAGGTAATGTCAAAGACATCCAGATCACCAAAAAGGGAACCCCCTTTTCACTTAATTTCCTTCCCGAG GTGACCTATTTGCCACTTTCAGTCTTAATTACCACCTTTAAAAAGGAGAATGTAAAGAGACCTCTGGAGGGATTCGGAGTTCTCGTTCCATCAAAAGAGCAACAAAATGGTTTTAAAACTCTCG GTACACTTTTCTCCTCTATGATGTTTCCAGATCGAGCACCCAGTGATATGCATCTCTATACCACCTTCATAGGGGGAACTCGAAATAGGGAACTTGCTCAAGCTTCAAC CGATGAACTTAAGAAAATTGTCACTTCTGACCTGAGAAAACTGTTGGGAGCTGAGGGAGAGCCCACATTCGTTAA CCATTTCTACTGGAGTAAAGGCTTTCCTTTATATGGTCGCAACTACGGGTCAGTTCTTGAAGCAATTGAcaagatggaaaatgatcttCCTGGATTTTTCTATGCAG GTAACCACAGAGGTGGAATTTCAGTTGGTAGAGCAATTGCCTCAGGGTGCAAAGCAGCAGATCTTGTAATTTCCTACCTCAACAATGCTTCAGACAACAGTGTGTCTGATAAATGA
- the LOC131636426 gene encoding uncharacterized protein LOC131636426 yields the protein MFSIKQIFPVDYEGQVSRRLLEASHSGDLSLVIDCISDPSVDVNFVGAVTLKTRCSELLLIPESSSQVSFGFKEFVSDVTPLFLAVHAGNASLVRKLLSVGADVNQKLFRGFATTAAVREGHVDILEVLIKSGASQPACEEALIEASCHGQEGCVELLMSSDLVRPHIAVHALVTACCRGFTDVVKTLIKCGVDASATDRVLLESLTPSLHTNVDCNALVAAVVHRQVHVVSLLLQNGATTEFEVRLGAWSWDTSTGEELRVGAGLGEPYGITWCAVEYFENSGAILSLLLQYVSSNICHHGRTVLHHAILCGNVEAVRILLECGANVESLVNTTSKTEYLPIHMASRLGLPAIIQCLIDFGCDLNSLTDSGDTALMICAKYKQEECLKVLTRAGADFGLANIACQSASSLAELYKWSHDFQQAVLSVIKNGKIPKSSNTSTFYPLIFVSKAGDTEALKTVIESGEFDLDYQDDSGFSAVMHTAVKGHVESFRLLVYAGANVKLCNKSGETAIMLSELNNNCDLFEKVMLEFTLEKGNQNSGGFYALHCAARRGDLDAVTLLTNKGFDVNVLDGEDYTPLMLAAREGHASICKVLISYGAHYNAKNTRGETALLHARKFGGGKNDAEDVILDEFARKLVLDGAYVQKHTKCGKGTPHVKQLRMLGSAGVLCWGKSSRRNVVCCEAVLGPSSILRRNRNRYNKGDAVEPGMFRVLTNKNREVHFVCEGGFEAAELWVRGIKLVTREAIFHKQRDM from the exons ATGTTTTCTATCAAACAGATTTTTCCGGTAGACTACGAAGGCCAAGTCTCGCGTCGCCTTCTAGAAGCTTCTCATTCCGGCGATCTGTCTTTGGTCATAGATTGTATTTCCGATCCCTCAGTTGACGTCAATTTCGTTGGTGCCGTCACTTTGAAAACTAGATGCTCAGAGCTACTTCTGATTCCCGAATCATCCAGCCAGGTCAGCTTCGGGTTCAAGGAATTTGTCTCTGACGTTACGCCTCTTTTCCTTGCTGTTCATGCCGGAAACGCTTCACTCGTCAGGAAGTTACTG AGTGTGGGAGCTGATGTAAATCAAAAGCTCTTCAGAGGCTTTGCAACTACTGCAGCAGTGAGGGAGGGCCACGTTGATATTCTTGAGGTCTTAATTAAATCAGGGGCATCACAGCCAGCTTGTGAAGAAGCTCTTATAGAGGCAAGCTGTCATGGACAAGAAGGGTGCGTGGAATTGCTCATGAGCTCTGATTTGGTCCGACCTCATATTGCTGTACATGCACTTGTGACCGCATGCTGCCGGGGGTTTACCGACGTGGTTAAGACACTTATAAAG TGTGGTGTGGATGCAAGTGCGACAGACCGGGTGCTTTTAGAGTCACTTACGCCTTCTCTCCATACAAATGTGGATTGTAATGCACTAGTTGCAGCTGTAGTTCATAGGCAGGTCCATGTTGTCAGTTTGCTCCTTCAG AATGGTGCTACGACAGAGTTTGAAGTAAGGCTTGGAGCTTGGTCATGGGACACTTCAACTGGTGAAGAACTCCGTGTGGGTGCTGGACTGGGAGAACCATATGGCATCACCTGGTGTGCAGTTGAGTATTTTGAAAATAGTGGTGCTATATTAAGCTTGCTCTTGCAATATGTATCCTCAAATATTTGTCACCATGGAAGAACCGTTCTACACCATGCTATCCTTTGTGGCAATGTCGAGGCTGTTAGGATACTCTTAGAATGTGGTGCGAATGTAGAATCCCTAGTCAATACAACCAGCAAGACCGAGTACCTTCCTATACACATGGCATCTCGTCTAGGCTTACCAGCAATAATTCAATGCCTTATTGATTTTGGCTGTGACTTGAATTCTTTAACAGATTCTGGTGACACAGCTCTCATGATTTGTGCAAAATATAAGCAAGAAGAGTGTCTTAAAGTACTAACAAGGGCTGGTGCTGATTTTGGCTTGGCGAATATTGCATGTCAATCTGCAAGTTCACTTGCCGAGTTGTACAAGTGGTCTCATGATTTTCAACAAGCAGTGTTGAGTGTGATTAAAAACGGCAAGATACCCAAATCCAGCAATACTTCCACATTTTACCCTTTGATTTTTGTATCCAAGGCAGGAGATACTGAAGCATTGAAAACAGTCATTGAATCGGGAGAGTTTGATCTTGACTATCAAGATGATAGTGGTTTCTCAGCGGTTATGCATACAGCCGTGAAAGGTCATGTTGAATCATTTCGGTTGCTTGTATATGCCGGAGCCAATGTAAAGCTATGCAATAAATCTGGTGAAACAGCGATAATGCTATCTGAATTGAATAACAACTGTGATTTATTTGAAAAGGTCATGCTTGAATTCACACTTGAAAAGGGTAATCAAAATAGCGGTGGCTTCTATGCTCTACACTGTGCAGCTCGTCGTGGGGATTTGGATGCTGTTACACTGTTGACCAACAAAGGTTTTGATGTCAATGTTCTAGATGGAGAAGACTACACTCCGCTCATGTTAGCAGCAAGGGAAGGCCATGCATCCATTTGTAAGGTTTTAATTTCATACGGTGCTCATTATAATGCTAAAAATACAAGAGGTGAAACCGCACTTTTACATGCAAGGAAATTCGGTGGAGGGAAAAACGATGCAGAGGATGTTATACTTGATGAGTTTGCTCGTAAATTGGTATTAGATGGTGCCTACGTTCAGAAACACACAAAATGTGGTAAGGGAACCCCACATGTAAAACAACTACGTATGTTGGGTTCTGCAGGTGTTCTTTGCTGGGGTAAGTCAAGCAGGAGAAATGTGGTGTGCTGTGAGGCAGTGTTAGGGCCAAGCTCCATATTGCGTAGAAATAGAAATAGGTACAACAAAGGTGATGCAGTAGAACCTGGAATGTTTAGGGTGCTTACTAATAAGAACAGGGAAGTGCATTTTGTCTGTGAGGGAGGGTTTGAAGCTGCTGAGCTTTGGGTGAGGGGTATTAAACTTGTAACCAGAGAGGCTATTTTTCATAAGCAGAGAGACATGTAA